A single window of Electrophorus electricus isolate fEleEle1 chromosome 16, fEleEle1.pri, whole genome shotgun sequence DNA harbors:
- the poglut1 gene encoding protein O-glucosyltransferase 1, producing MEPFWLILLPFLLLLSGTEFSLAEKGERWQKYLSKIAAATKQYQPCSQENCSCHISVLKSDLLPFQNGISKELIADTVRRGVGTHYQIIGHKLYREQECMFPARCSGVEHFILTMVDRLPDTEMVINVRDYPQVPQWVQPVLPVLSFSKTPEYWDIMYPAWTFWEGGPAVWPIYPTGLGRWDLMREDLKKSAAQWPWKKKYSKGFFRGSRTSSERDPLIMLSREAPDLVDAEYTKNQAWKSAKDTLGRPPAKEIPLVDHCKYKYLFNFRGVAASFRFKHLFLCGSLVFHVGKEWVEFFYPQLHPWVHYIPVKQDLSDLGDLLQFVKENDEVAEAIAIRGQQFIEDHLRMEDVTCYWERLLTDYSKLLQYKPKRKSSYSHVSSKPNRNEL from the exons GAGAACGATGGCAGAAATATCTCAGTAAGATCGCCGCGGCAACCAAGCAGTACCAGCCATGCAGTCAGGAGAACTGCAGCTGTCACATTAG CGTCCTGAAAAGCGATCTGTTGCCATTCCAAAACGGCATATCAAAAGAGCTGATAGCAGACACAGTGCGACGTGGTGTGGGGACACATTACCAGATCATTGGACACAAGCTATACAGAGAACAGGAATGCATGTTCCCAGCAAG GTGCAGTGGGGTGGAGCATTTTATCTTAACAATGGTTGACAGATTACCTGACACCGAGATGGTGATCAATGTGCGGGACTACCCTCAGGTGCCTCAATGGGTTCAACCAGTGCTTCCTGTGCTTTCCTTCAGCAAG ACGCCAGAGTACTGGGACATAATGTACCCTGCCTGGACATTTTGGGAGGGAGGCCCTGCTGTGTGGCCCATCTACCCCACTGGACTGGGTCGCTGGGACCTGATGAGAGAGGACCTGAAGAA ATCAGCAGCTCAGTGGCCCTGGAAAAAGAAATATTCCAAAGGGTTCTTCAGAGGCTCCAG GACCAGTTCAGAGAGAGACCCTTTGATCATGCTTTCCAGGGAGGCTCCCGATCTGGTGGACGCAGAGTACACCAAGAACCAGGCGTGGAAGTCTGCAAAG GACACTTTGGGAAGACCCCCAGCCAAAGAAATTCCTCTGGTTGACCACTGCAAATACAA aTACCTGTTCAATTTTCGAGGGGTAGCAGCCAGTTTCCGCTTCAAGCACCTATTTCTCTGTGGTTCCCTGGTGTTCCATGTAGGCAAAGAGTGGGTGGAGTTTTTCTACCCGCAGCTCCATCCCTGGGTGCACTACATCCCTGTCAAACAAGACCTCTCAGACCTCGG AGATTTGCTGCAGTTTGTCAAGGAAAATGACGAAGTAGCAGAGGCTATCGCAATAAG GGGGCAGCAGTTCATCGAGGATCACCTCCGTATGGAGGACGTGACCTGCTACTGGGAGAGGCTCCTCACTGACTACAGCAAGCTGCTCCAGTACAAACCCAAACGCAAGTCCAGTTACAGCCATGTCAGCAGCAAGCCCAACAGGAATGAACTTTGA
- the timmdc1 gene encoding complex I assembly factor TIMMDC1, mitochondrial: protein MTVELLRVICGSALPRVHAADSADSQTALSNLPIHVGKPEFPDTGWDRIKDLFDRGNGQAYSEELRNVGRSAMMAASVGLLYGGLPAARHARERFIHLSQAELYRSRVEAVRSAHNAAIRGFIRYGWRWSWRVAAFVTLFNTVSTGLSVYRDKNALTHFALAGAVTGGVFRMNLGVRGLVAGAAIGVVLGIPAGVLIVGLQKLSGETMRERRRRERRELFELRVAEWNARLHLTDDLISEISGQDQITEVHLQRIEELLSQSRNEDS, encoded by the exons ATGACTGTTGAACTCCTGCGGGTCATTTGTGGGTCTGCCCTTCCCCGAGTACATGCAGCTGACAGCGCCGATTCACAGACTGCTCTTAGCAACTTACCAATACATGTGGGCAAACCCGAATTCCCAGATACAGGATGGGATCGCATTAAAGACCTGTTCGACCGAGG AAATGGACAGGCTTACTCAGAGGAGCTGAGAAATGTGGGAAGGAGCGCAATGATGGCAGCCTCGGTGGGGCTGCTTTACGGAGGCCTGCCTGCAGCACGACACGCCCGCGAGAGGTTCATCCACCTCAGCCAAGCCGAGCTCTATCGAAGCAGGGTGGAAGCAGTG CGCTCGGCCCACAATGCTGCCATCCGGGGTTTCATAAGGTACGgttggaggtggagctggagggtGGCTGCGTTCGTCACCCTTTTTAA CACTGTCAGTACTGGACTTTCTGTGTACAGAGACAAAAATGCCTTGACCCATTTCGCCCTGGCCGGTG CTGTAACCGGGGGTGTGTTCCGGATGAACCTCGGGGTCAGGGGATTGGTAGCAGGAGCAGCTATTGGAGTTGTGTTAGG CATTCCTGCTGGGGTGTTAATCGTTGGCCTGCAGAAGCTGAGTGGAGAGACCATGCGTGAGAGAAGACGGCGAGAACGCAGAGAGCTGTTTGAGCTGAGGGTGGCCGAATG GAATGCACGTCTGCATCTTACAGATGACCTGATTAGTGAAATCAGTGGGCAGGACCAGATTACAGAGGTTCACCTTCAACGAATCGAGGAGCTGCTTAGTCAGTCTAGGAACGAGGACAGCTGA